From one Geoalkalibacter halelectricus genomic stretch:
- a CDS encoding YgaP family membrane protein, producing the protein MTVNRYLRLIAGFFVMLSVLLAALYSLHWLWFTAFVGLNLFQSAFSDWCPMMTLLRRLGVRDDA; encoded by the coding sequence ATGACCGTCAATCGCTACTTAAGGCTGATCGCGGGATTCTTCGTCATGCTCAGCGTGCTGCTGGCCGCGCTTTACTCCCTGCACTGGTTGTGGTTTACCGCCTTTGTCGGTCTCAACCTGTTTCAGAGCGCGTTCAGCGACTGGTGCCCGATGATGACGCTGCTCAGGCGCCTGGGGGTGCGCGATGACGCCTGA
- a CDS encoding addiction module protein, which yields MPLELEKMTVKEKLRALELLWDDLCRHAEGVPSPKWHEEILADRVIRHEAGEDPALDWRAAKERIRNNLP from the coding sequence ATGCCCCTGGAACTGGAAAAAATGACGGTTAAGGAAAAACTGCGAGCGTTGGAGCTGCTGTGGGACGATCTGTGCCGCCACGCCGAAGGCGTGCCCTCCCCGAAATGGCACGAAGAAATCCTTGCCGACCGTGTCATCCGCCATGAGGCGGGAGAGGATCCGGCTCTGGACTGGAGGGCGGCAAAAGAACGCATCCGCAACAACCTGCCGTGA
- a CDS encoding peptidase U32 family protein, producing the protein MTAPLKPELLAPAGSLEAFFAAMENGADAVYCGLRDFSARAKAKNFTTADLEGMLNHAHGQGRKVYLTLNTLVKEAELPQLVDTLATLEALRVDGVILQDLAVWRLARRHFPGLELHASTQMTVHNAAGVRQLERMGFTRAVLARELSLTEIAAIRRETRLELEHFIHGALCFGFSGQCYFSSWLGGKSGNRGRCAQPCRRRYRYHQQEGYFFSPNDLSAIDLLPELAAAGVCSFKIEGRMKSAEYVASVVGAYRRVLDAPPPGRKEALRAAKEQLKLSFGRLPTRGFLTGPNPTDIAVPSVKGSTGRFLGEITAVRGGEISFKTRDRLHLGDRLRVQPKSDQAGTAFTVKALQLGRKPAKLAPPDALVTVPSPFVNRFRKGDAVFKVSSEQAFTLSDAACRRRLAAAAPRAETINLSARLAGEHLHLHARWNELAVERAYPVTTYPAQNNPLSPDTLREVFGRSGEAPLLLGELHAEALPPVVIPPKQLKEIRREFYQEVARAIAASRAAYRREHQRAALAELLPAGAPQAAVARELSVLIGDPREAHLLNDPSVERLFIPLSTRLARQIALGARKLRNRREQIVWDLPFILFEPDWQILKQAVAELVAAGFCAFRLNNLGHFELFEGLEGLRLSSGYRLFSLNSQAVLAWRELGLGEVGLYLEDDRDNLADLLRRDTGVPTSLTIHARVPLITSRIRIKGVRSDRSLVSDRGEKYSVDDRSGLTVLTSETEFSLLGHLQELQRLGAAHFVVELDHCGAFSERGKQILAAAKDDRPLAGTSKFNFEMGME; encoded by the coding sequence ATGACCGCGCCACTCAAACCCGAACTTCTCGCCCCCGCCGGCAGCCTCGAGGCCTTTTTCGCCGCCATGGAAAACGGCGCCGACGCCGTCTACTGCGGCCTGCGCGACTTCAGCGCCCGCGCCAAGGCGAAAAATTTCACCACCGCCGATCTCGAGGGCATGCTCAACCACGCCCACGGCCAGGGCCGCAAGGTCTACCTGACCCTCAACACCCTGGTCAAGGAAGCCGAGCTGCCCCAGCTGGTGGACACTCTCGCCACCTTGGAGGCGTTGCGCGTCGACGGGGTGATCCTGCAGGATTTGGCGGTCTGGCGCCTGGCGCGGCGGCATTTTCCCGGCCTTGAGCTGCACGCCTCAACGCAGATGACTGTCCACAATGCCGCCGGGGTGCGGCAACTCGAACGCATGGGCTTTACCCGCGCGGTTCTGGCGCGGGAGCTGTCCCTGACAGAGATCGCCGCCATTCGCCGCGAGACGCGTCTGGAACTTGAGCACTTCATCCACGGCGCGCTGTGCTTTGGCTTCTCCGGGCAGTGCTACTTTTCTTCCTGGCTCGGCGGCAAGAGCGGCAATCGCGGACGCTGTGCCCAACCCTGCCGACGCCGCTACCGCTACCACCAGCAGGAGGGCTACTTCTTTTCGCCCAACGATCTCTCGGCCATCGACCTGCTGCCCGAGCTGGCCGCGGCCGGGGTGTGCAGCTTCAAGATCGAGGGGCGCATGAAGAGCGCCGAGTACGTGGCCTCGGTGGTCGGTGCCTACCGCCGGGTTCTCGATGCCCCGCCCCCAGGGCGCAAGGAGGCGCTACGCGCCGCCAAGGAGCAGCTCAAGCTCTCCTTCGGCCGCCTGCCGACGCGCGGGTTTCTCACCGGGCCCAATCCCACCGACATCGCCGTGCCTTCCGTGAAGGGCTCCACGGGACGCTTTCTCGGCGAAATCACCGCGGTGCGCGGCGGCGAGATCAGCTTCAAGACCCGTGATCGCCTGCATTTGGGAGATCGCCTGCGGGTGCAGCCCAAAAGCGATCAGGCCGGCACCGCCTTTACCGTCAAGGCCCTGCAGCTCGGGCGCAAACCCGCCAAGCTGGCCCCGCCGGACGCCCTGGTGACGGTGCCGAGCCCCTTCGTCAACCGCTTCCGCAAGGGTGACGCAGTGTTCAAGGTCTCCTCCGAGCAGGCCTTCACCCTGAGCGACGCGGCCTGCCGCCGCCGCCTGGCCGCGGCCGCGCCGCGCGCCGAAACCATTAATCTGAGCGCCCGTCTCGCAGGCGAGCACCTGCATCTGCACGCCCGGTGGAACGAACTGGCCGTGGAGCGCGCCTATCCCGTCACCACCTATCCCGCGCAAAACAACCCCCTCTCCCCGGACACCCTGCGCGAGGTTTTCGGCCGCAGCGGCGAGGCCCCCCTGCTGCTGGGCGAACTTCATGCCGAGGCCCTGCCGCCGGTGGTCATTCCGCCCAAGCAGCTCAAGGAAATCCGCCGCGAATTTTATCAGGAGGTGGCCCGCGCCATCGCCGCGAGTCGCGCCGCTTACCGGCGCGAGCATCAGCGCGCCGCCCTGGCCGAGCTGCTTCCCGCCGGCGCGCCCCAGGCTGCGGTCGCCAGGGAACTGAGCGTTCTCATCGGCGATCCGCGCGAGGCGCATCTGCTCAACGATCCATCCGTGGAGAGACTGTTCATCCCCCTCAGCACCCGCCTGGCGCGTCAGATCGCCCTCGGGGCGCGCAAGCTGCGCAACCGTCGCGAGCAGATCGTCTGGGATCTGCCCTTTATCCTTTTCGAGCCGGACTGGCAGATTCTCAAACAGGCCGTGGCGGAACTCGTCGCCGCCGGATTTTGCGCCTTTCGCCTCAACAACCTGGGCCACTTCGAGCTATTCGAAGGCCTTGAGGGGCTGCGCCTGAGCAGCGGCTATCGGCTGTTTTCCCTCAACTCCCAGGCGGTGCTGGCCTGGCGCGAACTGGGCCTGGGCGAAGTCGGCCTCTACCTGGAGGACGACCGCGACAACCTCGCCGACCTGCTGCGCCGCGACACCGGGGTGCCGACCAGCCTCACGATTCACGCGCGGGTGCCGCTGATCACCTCGCGCATCCGCATCAAGGGCGTGCGCTCGGATCGTTCCCTGGTCTCGGATCGCGGCGAGAAATACAGCGTCGACGATCGCAGCGGCCTTACGGTGCTCACCTCGGAAACGGAGTTCTCCCTGCTCGGCCACCTCCAGGAGCTGCAACGCCTCGGCGCCGCGCACTTCGTGGTGGAACTCGATCATTGCGGCGCGTTCAGCGAACGCGGCAAGCAGATTCTGGCCGCCGCCAAGGATGACCGGCCCCTGGCGGGAACCTCCAAATTCAATTTTGAAATGGGGATGGAGTGA
- a CDS encoding TatD family hydrolase has translation MSLLFDTHVHLDCPPLATHLDTEVEAARAQGVGGFVVPGVSAAAWPQLLATVARIPEAWAAPGVHPQRAQEWTEERAAHLAALLDHPRVVAVGEIGLDGLLPAPGLAIQERVLRAQLRLARAAGLPVLIHCRKAVGRLLAILREEQAQAVGGILHAFSGSIESARQAVELGFAIGFGGPLTYANARRAPEVLSALPAEWIVLETDAPDLAPHPHRGRDNRPAWLPLIAAEVARIRNWTLEETARITTENAYRVLKLAGRRDMGHETNDK, from the coding sequence ATGAGCCTGCTCTTCGACACCCACGTGCACCTCGACTGCCCGCCCCTGGCGACGCACCTCGACACTGAGGTCGAGGCTGCCCGCGCCCAGGGGGTCGGGGGCTTTGTGGTGCCCGGCGTGTCCGCGGCGGCCTGGCCGCAGCTTCTGGCGACGGTGGCGCGAATTCCCGAGGCCTGGGCCGCGCCCGGAGTCCATCCCCAAAGGGCGCAAGAGTGGACCGAGGAAAGGGCCGCCCACCTGGCCGCGCTTTTGGATCATCCCCGGGTGGTCGCGGTCGGCGAGATCGGCCTCGACGGGTTGTTGCCCGCGCCCGGCCTCGCCATCCAGGAGCGGGTCCTGCGCGCGCAGTTGCGCCTGGCGCGCGCCGCCGGCCTGCCGGTGCTGATCCATTGCCGCAAGGCCGTGGGGCGCCTGCTCGCCATCCTGCGCGAGGAGCAGGCGCAGGCCGTGGGCGGCATCCTGCATGCCTTCTCCGGCAGCATCGAATCGGCCCGCCAGGCCGTGGAGTTGGGCTTTGCCATCGGCTTCGGCGGTCCCCTCACCTATGCCAATGCGCGCCGCGCTCCCGAGGTTCTAAGTGCCCTGCCGGCCGAATGGATCGTGCTCGAAACCGACGCGCCCGACCTGGCCCCGCACCCCCATCGCGGCCGGGACAACCGACCCGCCTGGCTACCCCTGATCGCCGCCGAAGTCGCCCGCATCCGCAACTGGACCTTAGAAGAAACCGCCCGCATCACCACCGAAAACGCCTACCGGGTGCTGAAATTAGCTGGAAGGCGAGATATGGGACACGAAACAAATGACAAATGA
- a CDS encoding DsbC family protein: MKKILLSFAALSLLLAGVPIQAPAAAKNDGGAGAAAATLKMTFPRLEFDAVHPTPVEGIYEVVSGERIIYFVPRSQHLIYGEIWDAQGQSLTRARQAQMMADRIKDLPLEKALKIGAGKNEVIEITDPDCPFCRKASEFLSQRDDITRYIFFYPLTRIHPEAEAKVRYILSSENPEDAYEDVMRGRYDGRPLPDFQDNKQLEIHQEIVTGLGVRGTPKFWVNGTYLSGADLQAMEQLLDAGPKR, translated from the coding sequence ATGAAAAAGATTCTGCTCAGCTTTGCCGCCCTGTCCCTGCTGCTGGCCGGCGTGCCGATCCAGGCACCGGCGGCCGCTAAAAACGACGGCGGCGCCGGCGCCGCGGCGGCGACCCTCAAGATGACCTTTCCGCGGCTGGAATTCGACGCCGTGCACCCCACCCCCGTCGAGGGCATCTACGAGGTGGTCAGCGGCGAACGCATCATCTACTTCGTGCCGCGCTCCCAGCACCTGATCTACGGCGAGATCTGGGATGCCCAGGGCCAGAGCCTCACCCGCGCCCGCCAGGCGCAGATGATGGCCGACCGCATCAAGGATCTGCCCCTGGAAAAAGCGCTTAAAATCGGCGCGGGCAAAAACGAGGTCATCGAAATCACCGATCCCGACTGCCCCTTCTGCCGCAAGGCCAGCGAATTTTTGAGCCAGCGCGACGACATCACACGCTACATCTTTTTCTATCCTCTGACCCGCATTCATCCCGAGGCCGAGGCCAAGGTGCGCTACATCCTGTCCTCGGAGAATCCCGAGGACGCCTACGAGGACGTGATGCGCGGCCGCTACGACGGGCGACCCCTGCCGGATTTTCAGGACAACAAGCAACTGGAAATCCACCAGGAGATCGTCACCGGTCTCGGCGTGCGCGGCACGCCGAAGTTCTGGGTCAACGGCACCTATCTCTCCGGCGCCGACCTTCAGGCCATGGAGCAGCTACTCGACGCCGGCCCCAAACGCTGA
- a CDS encoding ferritin-like domain-containing protein — MPQEFNLKEAIRVAVQTEKDVMDFYSRAAQITKNERGRKVFEQLAKEEKEHCSHFFKIYPGDDLGTFEQFIQSPPRKESAMLHNLEKAIDENVHERRAMEIALKEEEDLARVLEATAANIIDPAARAVFDRMAKETRDHFAVIESEYAHLMGMVHETDIDTYVRE; from the coding sequence ATGCCGCAGGAATTCAACCTGAAAGAAGCTATTCGAGTCGCCGTACAAACCGAAAAGGACGTCATGGACTTCTACAGCCGCGCGGCTCAGATCACCAAGAACGAGCGGGGCCGCAAGGTTTTTGAACAACTCGCCAAGGAAGAAAAGGAGCATTGCAGCCATTTCTTCAAGATCTACCCCGGCGATGACCTGGGCACCTTCGAGCAGTTCATCCAGTCTCCGCCGCGCAAGGAATCGGCCATGCTCCACAACCTGGAGAAAGCCATCGACGAGAACGTCCATGAGCGCCGCGCCATGGAAATCGCCCTCAAGGAGGAGGAAGATTTGGCGCGCGTCCTCGAGGCCACCGCGGCCAACATCATCGACCCGGCGGCGCGCGCCGTGTTCGATCGCATGGCCAAGGAAACCCGCGATCATTTCGCCGTAATCGAGTCCGAGTACGCGCACCTGATGGGCATGGTCCACGAGACCGACATCGACACCTATGTGCGTGAATAG
- a CDS encoding type II toxin-antitoxin system RelE/ParE family toxin, translating into MRIEILASAQQDLIEGYGFYEKQEQGLGGYFLDSLFSDIDSLQIHAGVHPLHFRFHRLLSKRFPFAIYYRMRGDSALVFAVLDCRRNPAWVREKLRG; encoded by the coding sequence GTGAGGATTGAAATCCTTGCCTCGGCCCAGCAAGATCTGATCGAGGGATATGGATTCTACGAGAAGCAGGAACAAGGGCTGGGCGGCTATTTTCTCGATTCCCTGTTTTCCGACATCGACTCCCTGCAAATTCACGCCGGCGTTCATCCCCTGCATTTTCGCTTTCACCGTTTGCTATCGAAACGGTTTCCGTTCGCAATCTACTACCGAATGCGCGGCGACTCCGCCCTGGTATTTGCCGTATTGGACTGTCGCCGCAATCCAGCCTGGGTGCGCGAAAAACTTCGCGGATAA
- a CDS encoding TRAP transporter substrate-binding protein: protein MAKKSAALGLALLASLFLLFSTTVHAQDDPLASWRPAFDPSGAQHTYLLSNIDHPSIEGIGVGFRIRDKVWERSEGRLYVDFRPLAQLGGERDVLQKLRLGAIHGMMCSSVAAANLSPRLGIVNLPFVVDSFEKLETFRNTPELFEPFSEAARPQGVSVVDFTTYGGYGWATTTPVANLEDAARVNFRIAEAPVNTDLYRAWGLRFTVMPWPDVHQALQTGVINGLDHTLIVCSITRKFDVARYFTPLDYAQGLYIHMINTRWLERLPADLRAILLETIQEESAAARERGRVQYEAEIARVKAAGVTFLELPEEDRARLRTLAEPVYERWAERIGPEYLELVRTRLADEN from the coding sequence ATGGCGAAGAAATCCGCGGCCCTGGGTCTCGCCCTCCTGGCGTCCCTGTTTTTGCTCTTTTCGACCACCGTTCATGCCCAGGACGATCCCCTGGCCTCCTGGCGGCCTGCCTTCGATCCCAGCGGTGCGCAACATACCTACCTGCTCTCCAACATCGACCATCCCTCCATCGAGGGCATCGGCGTGGGTTTTCGCATCCGCGACAAGGTGTGGGAGCGCTCCGAGGGTCGGCTTTATGTCGATTTCCGGCCCCTGGCCCAATTGGGCGGCGAGCGCGACGTGCTGCAAAAGCTGCGTCTCGGGGCCATCCACGGCATGATGTGTTCGTCGGTGGCGGCCGCCAACCTCAGCCCGCGCCTGGGCATCGTCAATCTGCCTTTCGTCGTCGACTCCTTCGAGAAGCTTGAAACCTTCCGCAACACCCCCGAACTGTTCGAGCCCTTCTCCGAGGCGGCGCGCCCGCAGGGCGTGTCGGTGGTGGATTTCACCACCTACGGCGGTTACGGCTGGGCGACCACCACGCCCGTGGCCAATCTCGAGGATGCCGCGCGGGTCAACTTCCGCATCGCCGAAGCGCCGGTCAATACCGACCTGTACCGCGCCTGGGGGCTGCGTTTCACCGTCATGCCCTGGCCCGATGTTCACCAGGCCCTGCAGACCGGGGTCATCAACGGCCTCGACCACACGCTCATCGTGTGCAGCATCACGCGCAAGTTTGATGTGGCCCGTTACTTCACCCCCCTCGACTACGCCCAGGGCCTGTATATTCACATGATCAACACCCGCTGGCTCGAGCGGCTGCCCGCCGACCTGCGCGCCATTCTGCTCGAAACCATCCAGGAGGAGAGTGCCGCCGCCCGCGAGCGCGGCCGTGTCCAGTACGAAGCCGAAATCGCCCGGGTCAAGGCCGCCGGAGTGACCTTCCTGGAGCTGCCCGAGGAAGATCGCGCGCGGCTGCGCACTCTGGCCGAGCCGGTCTATGAGCGCTGGGCCGAGCGCATCGGCCCGGAGTATCTGGAGTTGGTGCGCACCCGCCTGGCGGACGAGAACTAA
- the radC gene encoding RadC family protein: MSDTSRRIKDWPEEERPREKLLARGAEALSDAELLALILRTGDATTRTSALDHARLLLARFGGLRQLAAASIAELCLIKGIGPAKAVEIQAVFQIARRFADARLRPGDRFTSSEEVFRSYHERLRDHKREVFYTLLLDSKNRLIREVPISEGSLTASIVHPREVFAPVIRESASAVLFVHNHPSGDPTPSREDLDITRRLKDVGELVGVRVLDHIVVGDGRYVSFADRGLL; encoded by the coding sequence ATGTCCGACACCAGCCGCCGCATCAAGGACTGGCCCGAGGAGGAACGGCCGCGGGAAAAACTGCTCGCACGCGGCGCCGAAGCCTTGAGCGACGCCGAGCTTCTCGCCCTGATACTGCGCACCGGCGACGCCACCACCCGCACCAGCGCCCTGGATCATGCCCGCCTGCTGCTGGCACGCTTCGGCGGCCTGCGCCAGTTGGCCGCGGCGAGCATCGCCGAGTTATGCCTGATCAAGGGCATCGGTCCGGCGAAGGCCGTGGAAATTCAGGCAGTGTTCCAGATCGCGCGGCGCTTCGCCGATGCCCGCCTGCGCCCCGGCGACCGCTTCACCAGTTCCGAGGAGGTGTTTCGCTCCTACCATGAACGGCTGCGCGACCACAAACGCGAGGTGTTCTACACTCTGCTCCTCGACAGCAAGAACCGCCTGATTCGCGAAGTGCCCATCTCCGAGGGCAGCCTCACCGCCAGCATCGTGCATCCGCGCGAGGTCTTCGCGCCGGTGATCCGCGAATCGGCCTCGGCGGTGCTCTTTGTCCACAACCACCCATCGGGCGATCCCACCCCCAGCCGCGAGGATCTCGACATCACCCGCCGCCTCAAGGATGTGGGCGAATTGGTCGGCGTGCGGGTTCTCGACCACATCGTGGTCGGCGACGGACGCTACGTCTCCTTCGCCGACCGGGGATTGCTGTGA
- a CDS encoding dodecin → MTYGEGRIYKKIEVIGISSQSIEDAIQAAIHRASQSLERISWFEVQEVRGHVGPEGKVTEYQVVLKVSFELR, encoded by the coding sequence ATGACTTACGGAGAAGGACGCATTTACAAAAAAATCGAAGTCATCGGAATTTCGTCCCAAAGCATCGAGGATGCCATTCAGGCCGCCATTCACCGCGCCAGCCAGTCCCTGGAGCGTATTTCCTGGTTCGAGGTGCAGGAAGTACGCGGCCATGTGGGGCCCGAAGGCAAGGTCACCGAGTACCAGGTGGTCCTCAAGGTCTCCTTCGAACTCCGGTAG
- a CDS encoding tRNA threonylcarbamoyladenosine dehydratase — protein MDNKLDQHRFSRMELLVGKEGLARLHDASVAVFGLGGVGGYAAEALARAGVGRLTLVDFDEICLTNVNRQIHALDGTIGKPKVQVMAERCRAINPRSVVEPLQAFYEAAADEDLLGRGYDYVLDCIDHITAKLHLIQSCHERGLPIIASMGAANKLDPTKIKVGDLFHTQKCRLARILRKNLRKRGITQGVKVVYSTEEYRPLSQETVVCAENCICPNQEDQRWSCTDRRVILGSSSYIPPIFGLTMAGEVIRSLLGEGLP, from the coding sequence ATGGACAACAAACTCGATCAGCATCGCTTCTCGCGCATGGAACTGCTCGTCGGCAAGGAGGGTCTTGCCCGCCTCCACGACGCCTCGGTGGCCGTGTTCGGCCTCGGCGGCGTCGGCGGCTATGCCGCCGAGGCCCTGGCGCGCGCCGGGGTGGGACGCCTGACCCTCGTCGACTTCGACGAGATCTGCCTGACCAACGTCAATCGCCAGATCCACGCCCTCGACGGCACCATCGGCAAGCCCAAGGTACAGGTCATGGCCGAGCGCTGCCGCGCCATCAACCCGCGCAGCGTCGTGGAACCCCTGCAGGCGTTCTATGAAGCGGCCGCCGATGAGGATCTTTTGGGGCGCGGCTACGATTACGTGCTCGACTGCATCGACCACATCACCGCCAAACTGCACCTGATTCAGAGCTGCCATGAACGCGGGCTGCCCATCATCGCCTCCATGGGCGCGGCCAACAAGCTCGATCCCACCAAGATCAAGGTCGGCGACCTGTTCCACACCCAGAAATGCCGCCTGGCGCGCATTCTGCGCAAGAATCTACGCAAGCGCGGCATCACCCAGGGCGTCAAGGTGGTCTATTCCACCGAGGAATACCGCCCCTTGTCCCAGGAAACGGTGGTCTGCGCCGAGAACTGCATCTGCCCCAACCAGGAGGATCAGCGCTGGAGCTGCACAGACCGCCGGGTGATTCTCGGCAGCTCATCCTACATTCCACCGATCTTCGGTCTGACCATGGCCGGCGAGGTGATCCGCTCCCTGTTGGGCGAGGGGTTACCGTAG
- a CDS encoding methyl-accepting chemotaxis protein: MTATTQDLSYIKKVFLFTHLTGLGAGLIFPVLVRPLLGAQVFTASFWLVCLAMGYVVGALSFFYVRATLKKQLRVQLQLLQGLSGKMEVSEESVEGLMRAMEEAVGRVRQLVDGTYHTIDELLPKFHSFSDAIRYLADRAREGLAAALLTGKDVAAMEEKQRAVMEQLENLSHRSQEEASISRELSASLEEMAGAMNRTRAKFQETSRIAEQMTASVEKVRRQADEVIKAVGNTTRDLDTIGDSLEKIRWGASSSAEASERVKRDATNGLEVVKSSIDEMERIEEESRRATAAMKRLSAQTGEVAKIIEVIKELVSDTELLAFNAAIIAAKAGEEGKGFSVVAEEIRDLADRTTASAQDIHHIVKKISVDTNEVTGAVEATAKRIATGKKLSLSTGEALHKIVASAVEAADASEQIARLTGEQGARAQGLLEQAGGSLNAVKSITGAMQEQQHDLSRIQEGVAQMKTGSDQMVRGMEEQVRANQEFDRSLNERDTQVRAVNEATRFQMEAAKRVASHFAKSEKRLRSNAEKAEQVIRGISEMERLTGALRALAEDFRR; encoded by the coding sequence ATGACCGCCACCACCCAAGATCTCAGCTATATCAAAAAAGTATTCCTTTTCACTCATTTGACCGGCCTGGGCGCGGGGCTGATTTTTCCCGTCCTGGTGCGGCCGCTGCTGGGCGCGCAGGTGTTCACCGCGAGCTTCTGGCTGGTGTGTCTGGCCATGGGCTATGTGGTCGGGGCCTTGAGTTTTTTTTATGTGCGCGCCACCCTGAAAAAGCAGTTGCGCGTCCAGTTGCAGCTCCTGCAGGGGCTCTCGGGCAAGATGGAGGTGTCCGAGGAAAGCGTCGAGGGGCTTATGCGGGCCATGGAAGAGGCGGTGGGGCGGGTGCGCCAGTTGGTCGACGGCACCTACCACACCATTGACGAGTTGCTGCCCAAGTTTCATTCCTTCTCCGACGCGATCCGCTACCTCGCCGACCGGGCCCGTGAAGGGCTGGCGGCGGCCCTGCTCACCGGCAAGGATGTGGCGGCCATGGAGGAAAAGCAGCGCGCGGTCATGGAGCAGCTCGAAAACCTCAGTCACCGCTCCCAGGAAGAAGCGTCGATTTCCCGGGAACTGTCCGCCTCCCTGGAGGAGATGGCCGGGGCCATGAACCGCACCCGGGCCAAGTTTCAGGAGACCTCGCGCATCGCCGAGCAAATGACCGCCAGCGTCGAGAAGGTGCGCCGCCAGGCCGACGAAGTCATCAAGGCGGTGGGCAACACCACCCGCGATCTCGATACCATCGGCGATTCCCTGGAGAAGATCCGCTGGGGGGCTTCGTCGAGCGCCGAGGCCTCCGAGCGCGTCAAGCGCGACGCCACCAACGGCCTGGAGGTAGTGAAGAGTTCCATCGACGAGATGGAACGCATCGAGGAGGAGAGCCGCCGCGCCACCGCCGCCATGAAGCGCCTCTCGGCCCAGACCGGCGAGGTGGCCAAGATCATCGAGGTGATTAAAGAGTTGGTCAGCGACACGGAATTGCTGGCCTTCAACGCCGCCATCATCGCCGCCAAGGCGGGCGAGGAAGGCAAGGGATTTTCGGTGGTGGCCGAGGAGATTCGGGATCTGGCCGACCGCACCACCGCCAGCGCCCAGGACATCCATCACATCGTCAAGAAGATTTCCGTGGATACCAACGAGGTGACCGGCGCCGTCGAGGCGACCGCCAAGCGCATCGCCACGGGCAAGAAGCTGTCCCTCTCCACCGGCGAGGCGCTGCACAAAATTGTCGCCAGCGCCGTGGAAGCCGCCGATGCCTCCGAGCAAATCGCGCGTCTGACCGGCGAGCAGGGCGCGCGCGCCCAGGGTCTGCTCGAACAGGCCGGCGGCAGCCTCAACGCGGTCAAGTCCATCACCGGCGCCATGCAGGAGCAGCAGCACGACCTCTCACGCATTCAGGAGGGGGTGGCGCAGATGAAGACCGGCTCCGACCAGATGGTGCGCGGCATGGAGGAGCAGGTGCGCGCCAATCAGGAATTCGACCGCAGCCTCAACGAGCGCGACACCCAGGTGCGGGCCGTCAACGAGGCGACGCGCTTCCAGATGGAAGCCGCCAAGCGGGTCGCCAGCCATTTCGCCAAGTCCGAGAAGCGCCTGCGCTCCAACGCCGAGAAGGCCGAGCAGGTCATCCGCGGCATCAGTGAAATGGAGCGCCTCACCGGCGCGCTGCGCGCCCTGGCCGAGGATTTTCGCCGTTAA